The following are encoded in a window of Anoplopoma fimbria isolate UVic2021 breed Golden Eagle Sablefish chromosome 3, Afim_UVic_2022, whole genome shotgun sequence genomic DNA:
- the prkab2 gene encoding 5'-AMP-activated protein kinase subunit beta-2: MGNTSDRVSADRHGAKAHRSDSSGSHKDQEPSSKMVDSTDDPNIFNTHGPESKVLEEKESDLVDQVKTGRQARPTVIRWAGGGKEVFIAGSFNNWSTKIPLNKSHNDFVAILDLPEGEHQYKFFVDGQWVHDSSEAVVTSQLGTINNLIQVKKSDFEVFDALHVDSLECSDTSDLSSSPPGPYGQEQYIFRPEEHFKAPPILPPHLLQVILNKDTNISCDPALLPEPNHVMLNHLYALSIKDGVMVLSATHRYKKKYVTSLLYKPI, from the exons ATGGGCAACACAAGTGACAGAGTGTCTGCAGATCGTCATGGAGCCAAGGCCCACCGCTCAGACAGCAGCGGAAGTCACAAAGACCAAGAACCCAGCAGCAAGATGGTGGACAGCACAGACGACCCCAACATCTTCAACACCCATGGGCCAGAGTCGAAG gtGTTAGAGGAGAAAGAATCAGATCTGGTAGACCAGGTGAAAACTGGTCGTCAGGCTCGGCCCACAGTCATCCGCTGGGCTGGAGGTGGGAAGGAAGTCTTCATAGCTGGTTCCTTTAATAACTGGAGCACAAAGATACCACTCAATAAGag cCATAATGACTTTGTAGCGATCCTGGACCTGCCAGAAGGAGAGCACCAGTACAAGTTTTTTGTAGATGGACAGTGGGTCCATGATTCTTCAGAG GCAGTTGTAACCAGTCAGCTCGGCACCATCAACAACCTGATCCAGGTGAAGAAGTCAGACTTTGAAGTGTTTGACGCCCTGCATGTGGACTCTCTGGAGTGCTCAGACACATCAG ATCTGTCCAGCTCCCCTCCGGGTCCATATGGGCAGGAGCAGTACATCTTCAGGCCTGAGGAGCATTTCAAAGCCCCACCTATACtccctccccacctcctccaaGTCATCCTCAACAAGGACACCAATATATCT TGTGACCCTGCCCTGCTGCCTGAACCCAACCATGTGATGCTTAACCACCTTTACGCCCTCTCAATTAAG GATGGAGTAATGGTGCTGAGTGCCACTCACAGATACAAGAAGAAATACGTCACCTCCCTGCTTTATAAGCCTATCTAA
- the LOC129113564 gene encoding calcium-binding mitochondrial carrier protein SCaMC-1-like: protein MSQTLLSLLLSNARCWDADSQRSYQVLFERLDTNNDGKVDVAELRAGLKAMGIFRQGAAQKIVSSGDQNKDGSLDFNEFSKYLKEHEKKLRLTFKSLDRNNDGRIDASEIQQSLAELGMDISRENAMKILQSMDIDGTMVVDWNEWREHFLFCPAHNLEEIIRYWKHSSVLDIGDSLAIPDEFTEDEKSSGVWWKQLAAGAVAGAVSRTGTAPLDRMKVFMQVHSSKTNQISLVGGFRRMINEGGITSLWRGNGINVLKIAPETAIKFMAYEQYKKLLSSEGKKIETHKRFMAGSLAGATAQTAIYPMEVLKTRLTLRKTGQYSGIFDCAKNILRKEGIKAFYKGYIPNLVGIIPYAGIDLAVYETLKNTWLTYHAKDSANPGVMVLVACGTISSTCGQLASYPLALIRTRMQARASMDAADQPSMSSLMKNIVAKDGFFGLYRGILPNFMKVIPAVSISYVVYEYMKTGLGISK from the exons ATGTCTCAGACTTTACTCTCGCTTTTACTATCAAATGCCCGGTGCTGGGATGCCGACAGCCAGAGGTCATACCAGGTGTTGTTTGAGAGGCTTGATACCAATAACGATGGGAAGGTGGACGTTGCTGAATTACGTGCCGGCCTCAAGGCGATGGGCATTTTTCGACAGGGTGCAGcacag AAAATCGTGTCGTCTGGTGATCAGAACAAAGATGGGAGCCTCGACTTCAACGAGTTCAGCAAATACCTGAAGGAGCATGAGAAGAAGCTGCGGCTGACGTTCAAGAGTCTGGACAGGAACAACGATG GACGCATTGATGCCTCGGAGATCCAGCAGTCCCTTGCAGAGCTTGGCATGGAcatcagcagagagaatgcCATGAAAATATTACAGAG TATGGACATTGATGGGACCATGGTGGTGGACTGGAATGAGTGGAGggaacacttcctgttttgccCGGCTCATAACCTGGAAGAGATTATACGCTACTGGAAACACTCCTCG GTGCTGGACATAGGAGACAGTCTAGCCATCCCAGATGAGTTCACAGAGGATGAGAAGAGCTCAGGTGTCTGGTGGAAGCAGCTTGCTGCAGGTGCCGTGGCGGGAGCCGTCTCTCGCACTGGTACTGCCCCTCTGGACAGAATGAAAGTTTTCATGCAG GTTCATTCTTCTAAGACCAACCAGATAAGCCTGGTAGGGGGCTTCAGGCGGATGATCAATGAGGGAGGTATAACTTCACTGTGGAGGGGAAACGGGATCAACGTTTTAAAGATTGCACCTGAGACAGCAATCAAATTCATGGCATATGAACAA TATAAGAAGTTGTTATCATCGGAGGGCAAGAAGATTGAGACACACAAGAGGTTCATGGCTGGCTCTCTGGCTGGAGCCACAGCACAGACAGCCATCTACCCAATGGAG GTATTAAAAACTAGACTGACCCTGAGGAAAACGGGTCAGTATTCAGGAATATTTGATTGTGCGAAGAACATCCTGAGGAAGGAGGGTATCAAAGCTTTCTACAAGGGCTACATTCCAAACTTAGTGGGCATCATTCCCTACGCTGGGATAGACCTCGCTGTTTATGAG ACTCTGAAGAACACGTGGTTGACGTACCACGCCAAAGACTCGGCCAACCCTGGAGTTATGGTGTTAGTGGCCTGCGGGACCATCTCTAGTACCTGTGGCCAGCTGGCCAGCTATCCACTCGCGCTTATACGCACACGGATGCAGGCACGAG cgTCTATGGATGCAGCTGACCAGCCCTCCATGAGTAGTCTGATGAAGAACATAGTAGCCAAAGACGGCTTTTTCGGACTCTACCGGGGCATCCTGCCAAACTTCATGAAAGTCATTCCTGCTGTCAGCATTAGCTATGTGGTTTACGAATACATGAAGACCGGCTTAGGAATTTCCAAATGA